The Apium graveolens cultivar Ventura chromosome 10, ASM990537v1, whole genome shotgun sequence nucleotide sequence CGATGTTTCTGCTTAAAATAACATTCCAAACCAAATCTTGATCTCTACCAGCACGAGCTAAAACCTCTTCATCCCATTCCACAGCATCAGTCCACAGTTCTGCCATGAAGAGCAGGATGAGTAGACTGAATATACGGATTCAAATCATCAGCTAGCCATTGGTCCTTTAATTTACTCGCTTGATTTCCCGACTTGATAGATTATCTAGCTCCTGTCCTAACGAAAACTTGGGAATCTAGTACACTTCTCCAGATGTAGGTGGGATTATTAGCATTGCAACATAGGTAGAGGAAAATCCATTTTTGAATAATTCAACCATAAAATACTTCTATATTTCCAAAACTGTCTTGTTCTACATGACATGTTTAACAATTGTAATTGTAAAAAAGAAGAAGCTATAATCACATCTCAGTTTAATGGCCTTTAGTGCTTTACCGTACTATCCAAAGTTTATAACTTTTATAAACTTTTATATGAGATCCTGTTAGGATAAACAACGGTTTCTTTCACCCTGCACAATATGCATATTGAAATTCTGTTGATCCGCAGTTAGGATCAGGTAGATGAAGTTGTTGCTTATGTTATTATGAGCTATCCCTATTGCCTGACTGCTGCTATTCTCTTCAGTAGACATCACAGGGCCATACTAAAATCTCCGAAACCAAGACTATTTATCATGTGAACTAGGGATGGATTTACTATCGTCAAAGAGTTGAAATCCAAATTGAAATCTGCAGCTAGTCATGTAGAAACCCATCTGATTGAAGGGGCAAGTCACTTTCAAATGGAAGGTGCTGATAAATACGGTACTGAGATGGTGAATCTTATTGTGACATTTATTTTATCACTGTGAATTGCTATATCATCGCAGCATCAGGAGCCTGATCTTTGAACTCCCACAGGAGATGCATTAGGTGATCATCTATCAGATGTAAACTAAATTTTCCAGCTGCGCGCTCTCATCTGCTTACTGTGAGTGCTGCAACATATTAGAAAAGAATACAGCACAATATCTGCATTTCATAAAATTCCCTATTAGGCTTGGTGAAATCTTTTCCAAACAGTATGTAACACATTTTGTCAAATTTCTTTAGAAATATATAATTTTGTAGCATCTTTCGTCGTTATTACTTGACAGTTATATTGTTGCTTTGTTTAACGTGAACAATCTGTTTAAATGTGAACAGGTGCATACATTAATTATCCACACCATTTGTAATGAGTCGTCACAAGAAGTCGAGCCTTTGCCACTACAGTTTTCGAAGTTGAACCTTTGCGACCAGACTATCCATCTATTGGTATTTCTTTACTTCCTCAAGCCTCAACGATACGTTGTGAGATTTAACTGGTATTAAATCTTTCTAATGGGGTTGCAATGATTGAAACAAAGCTCCAAAAGTAAGTTCTTGGTAATGCGCAGTTGTTAAAGCGTACAGATCATTTTCACATTTTTGAATTAGCCGATGTTGTGGGCACAGACGTGTCTGCTGCATTCTTATACTTTCAATAATTAGAGATAAAGTTAGGGGAAGATCCAATCTTGTCGATTGCTACATGATTATAACTGTGGTTATGGTTGAAACTGAGAACTACCTGCACTTATTTTTCAACTTAAAAACAGTGTACATCAATGATTAGAGTAGTAAATCTTTAAGATTACAACCAAGTCTTTAATCATAACATAGGAGCTGAAGTAGAGTAGAATGTAAGTCTTTTCTGGCACTCAGATCAGTCACAGCTAAGTCTTTTACTTACTACAAATAATGCTGGTGCTGCAGTGCTGCTGCTTCTACCATGTGTGTGTCTGGCAAATACACATAAGAGGCACATCCTTATGTCAAAGTTTCGAATTCCAGGATGAAAAATTACCCATCTTTTTGTTCATTGATTTTGTTGTGTTTAGTATAAAAGATCTAAACTTATTAGAAGGTTTACTAAACAATTACATAATTGAGGAATATATTATTCATACATGTTGGCCACTTGGCTAGCCAAAAGAACTATTGCATGGGGCCTAAGCTGCAAACTGTTAGAATAGTATAAGATCCTATTCAGACGTTCCTCTACTGGCTTAAGGTTTTAGTGCGACTGGTTatttaacatggtatcagagctcggTTTAGGAAATGACTCGGGTTCGAGTTGTTGTCAATCGTAGCAAAAAGTATCGTACGATCAAGAGATGATTGATCTTCCGCGCTAAGGCTAGCATCTCATCTCATCTTTCATCTTATTGCTTCGAGCTCTCTTCTGTTAAAAAGTATAAGATAACCGAGGCCAAACTAGCAAGTAGTCAGTGTATAAAGAGATGGAGTTGAGTAGATAATTCCAAAGATACTCTGACTTAGTCCAACCTTACTTGGTACATACTAACACTAAGTGGCTGGAGGGACCATCTTGATTGACATATTCATTGTCTCTTCTGATGAAGAGACTCTAAACTCACATATTTACCCAGGTGGTCTCAGAACTGTGAATCTGAAGAAAGGACTCTATCCATGCATCCTAACAGAAAAGAAAATAACACAAAAAACTAGAGCTGTTCGCGAACCGAGAAGTATGAAAGCTTGTGAAGTCATGAACTCCCATAATTTATGGAATGCAACCTTACATTTGCACAACAGAGGAAATGTACAAATTCAACACCTCATAGCATGTACATCCTCTAAGTCACATAATTGAAAATTAAAACAGATAAAATTTGGTTAAAGAAACCTTAACCCCCACATCACCCCCCTTTCCCACCACACTATTGTAACAAAAACATGAAAGAATTTAAGAGATTATAGAAAGGTCCTCACACACTTCTAGCCATCATTTCTTGAAACATCCTGTATGATTCTTGCTTCTCCAGCTTAAATTTCTCATGGCAATTTGCAATGAACATGTCAGCTAGCTTATCAATCTCATTCATATCATTGGTCTTTTTTGAATCCTCGTTAACTTTCTTTTCAAGCCAATGAAGGTACCCGGAAAGCTGTGATTCTTCCATTTCATGACATCCTGGTGAGATGATAGAATTCCACGTAGCATCGTAATACGAGTGGCTCACAGAGGACTCATTCTGCTGTGGCGACGCCACTGGCAACACAGGAGAAGAGCACCAATTGTAGTGCATTCTAAAGGAaccaaaaaatattttattccTGTTCTTGTGCTTTTTTGTGGTAAACTCTGTCAGGTATAGAAGCTGAATATCTTTCAAAACCCCAATCAAGATGATCTTGGCCTTGGTGAGAGCCCGCACGACTCGAGAAATGTGTGATAATATGAATGTGTGAGCTAGAGTTTTGAACTTGGTTGAGCTTGTGGTGGTATTAGTAGCAAAAGAAGATGGAGATTTTAAGGAGAAAACATGAGAAGACTGGAGTGGCTTTAGTTTAAGAAGAGAAGGGCTAGCCATTTGTTTTGACAGGTAAAATGTGTATAGTTCAAATGAATTTATAAAGGCTCATGTTTAACAAGATTGCCAATAGAGGTTAGGTAACTTGAATAAAGTGTAAACAACTTTGCAGATTATAAATCAAGTTGGAGAACCTGCTTTGTTTTTCATGGTTTTAAACCATCAGGGATATACACATGACTTGTTTGGTTATTACAGGACCACTTCAAATGTGTAAAATCAGGCCCCAGAGATGTTATAATAAAGTATTAAATTGTTACTTTTGTGCTCTGTTGTAGAAATCAGAcgattttttcaaaaatcaatgttaaatcgctcaaaaatcggtcaaaaatatttgtccGTCCGATTTGAACGATTTCCGATAAATCGCCgatccgattttttaaaaatcgtccgataaatTGCAAATCGGTATCTCTCCAATTTCCGAAATCTATAGCACTGTTTTGTGTAATTACATGTTCAAAGTAAAGACTTTAGGGAAATTGTGTTTATCTCTTCCAGCTATTCACTTTCTCAATTTTCAACATCTTGGCCTAAATTTATTTGAAATGAGGTGAAATGTCCAATATGCTACAGAGTACAGGGCACAAAATAGTACTACTACCAATGACTAAAAAAAAAACTTGCATGCATAATGTAGAGCAAGTTTTTAGGTACACCTTATGTCTCTAATTTTGTTGAATTACGTGTTTGAGTGTTATCGGACCTATCTCAATCTCGAAATATAATTTAAAGGGTGAAAGTGTTATCGGACCTTCTCCGTTCAAGTAACTCCTATTTCATTCCAACCAATCGACAAAAGCTTGATCAATGGATCAACATGTTCCATTTCAATTTCAGAACTTGATTCGAAAGTGTGACAATCTTGAGAAACTCAAAATACGAAATAAAGCGATAGTTTAGACAATGTGGTCCATTGCAGAGTGAGGCAGAAAGAGGGGGATAACTAAAGTTACAAAAGTATTGTTGGTTCTGTAGGTGACTAATGCCCAAATCTCACGGGGGGCTTATTAGAATCCAATCTGATCTGATCTGGTCATGTAATAAGAGTTAAACATGGCCGATTCCTCGCCGAAATGATAACCCCAATGATATTAGTTTAATCAACCAAAGTTGTCACTCGTGCAGTGTTCTGAAAAGCGGAAATCGGCATTGTTCGGTAGACAACCTTCAGTCGTTAAGCGGATAATCGATAATTAATCGGATTGAATAATCGGAGCATTAATTGGACGtgtttaataaaatataaaattaattaattaattaattatactaaatatattaatttaagaAAATAGTGCAGCGATTACTCGGATTATAAAATCGAATCGACGAGCATATTAAAACGATTAATCGATAAAATTGGTGATTTTTAAAACATAACACTCGTATACTGATACAAAAGATCAAATGTTAATAATTCAAAAACATAAAACCCCACAATTTCTTTTTTGCCTAGAGAACATCAATATGTCAGTGACATCACTTATCTTTCCTCCATTTCTAATCCATTTCATGATTTTCAGGTCATTATCTTAACactgatttcttcttcttggacTCTTATGAGATCATAAGTTTTAATGCTAATCATGATTTGATTAATAAACATAGATTTGcataatttaccctctgaaacAGTTGTTTGTTTTGTGACACTTGTTTAATGGGAAAAACTAATGAGAAAATTGTTGAATCTCGTATTAAAAGGACTTAATATGTATATCATACTTAATTATAATATCGAGTGCACGATATCAAGGTAAAGACCGGGAAAGAATCTTGTTGGACCTTTCCCTGACACGTTAAGTGATATGAGCTGGTTACCGAAGATGATAATAGGTGAAATTGTGAAATTTTAGTTTGTGTGAAAAGATACATTCAACATCACATAGCTAAAGATTGGGAATATATTCATCACACTTTTCTTTTTCATATTCCCTCTAATCATTTGTCACCATCACCAAAAGTCCTATGTAAACATTTCAGCTTTTGTAggttttgaaaattttgaatttctaTGCTACTTGTGCTAGCTGCTGCTGCTCTCTTTCTGTTTACATCTCTACTTAAAAACAATTTAAGGTTATCGCAGTTTGCAAATATACTTACTAGGAGTCCTGAACACACTTTCTGGTAATGTAGTAGTCAGAATCTAAACGAGTATCGATGAGTATTTACACAATCtgaatttacaaaataaataatttaaactCCTAGCAATCTCGTGTTCTTATGTGTTACGTATTGGCTAGAGAGAATGTCGCAGACATAAATAATGATCGCAGAGTTGCAATTATGAATGACATAATGCTCAACTGAAGGCAGCTGTAAACCAAGGCTGCATTAGTACTGAAAAAGATAGTTATGTGTAGGTTTAGAACAGTGATGACAGAACAGATGTCGAGTTTCCTTTAAAAATCTGTCAAGATTCTGAGGATCATCTGCATTATACGATGCAAGATGCAGCTTACGTAGAAGCAACTTATTGAGTCTGAGATCCAAACATGAAGTATGAACTCGGTATAGTGCACTTCATGTTGTTACTGAGAAAAGGAAGATGCATAATCACTAAAGTTTCAGTGACATAGGGTTAAACATATTTAAGGTACTGTAAGCGTAAAAGGAACTAGTATGACATAGTCAGAAACCCCACAAAACTTCATCAAATCATGGTGTAGTTAGTGCATGATGATGCTTAGATAGCTAGTACGAACTTGTGCATAAATCAGCATATTGCAGATTTGTACTGTTTCATATACATGTGAATTGGAAGTTGCAGGAATGGATCAAAGTACAACTTTTTGAATGCAAGGAGGTTAAGGAAAGAACATAATGCTTCACTATTGTTGATTTTAGCATGTCAATTTATTCCAACCAAGCTGAAGATGAGTACAAGGTCTGATAATTTGCCAGGAAAGTATCTGTAATTCACCTAATCATCTTTAATGGTTCCATATATGAGATGCAAGAGTATATGTTTGGTTATGGATCATGCATGAACTGCATAACTAGAATCCCAGATAAGAATGTACATTTATTCAGCGGCGGATCCGGAGCTCAACTTCCGTGGGCAACTTGTACTTACGTGACTATGTTACGTGTTAGTGTTCGAAATTCAACATTCTTTGATCATTTTCACTagatttttcaaatttttttaatatttaagtaataaaaattagtattttaatcaTTTAATCTACAATTTATGATCATATGactataaataaaatttaatatgaCTTAAATTATGAAAAGTTTACTAACATTATAGAGGCACTTAGTATTTTCCGGTGATCGCactttataaaatatatacatatttataactaaattttttaataaaaactCAATAAATTTTTGGTAAGTGGCGTATCCCCGTTAACCCCTACATGAATCCGCTCTCAATCTTTGGAGGGACCAAGTTATAACCAGTCATGCAAATGACAATTTGTTCAGGGGATTATAGATAATTAAGGCCACCTTTAGTTATTTAAGGGTAGTTCTTTTCTTCTTTTATCTCCAGAGAATGAGGGCTAACCTTAGAAAACTTTAATGGGCTCTTCTTCATTTGGTGGACAAGGCCAGCATACTGGGCTGGACTGAAATACACATGTTGCTTATTACAACCAAGAATGGAAAATTTATAATACAATGGGTTCGTTTGTTTGGAGAAGTGGTATGAGGTTGGAATCAGGAATCGATTTAAGATGGTATGTGGTTGAAGTGTCATTTATGATATCATGTGTTTGGTTGAGTGATGGAatgaatatttaatatttaaaatattttttaagctattaattttaattaatttaaatattattttaattatcaTTTTAATAAATTTGAGTCCATTAAATTATTTTTGTATTACGTTTACATTTGATTGCTTAAATAAAGTTGAAATAGTATAAATAAAATTGATTACACATACCAACTCTCCCCCTGGGTATCAAAAACTCATACCTTGAGGGTACGAGAAATGGGTTTGTAGGAAAAAAAATTCTGACCAAATATCAGGTATGGGGTTGAAATGAACGAAATCCTGATATCACAATGCCTCCAACCAAACGACCCCTAATATAGTTAGGGTATAAATGAAGGAAAATACAGATGTTAACTTTCCTTATAAAGGCCAACAAATGGTTTGTTGACTTTGTTCCTGGAAACTCAAAAATCCGACTTCTGATATGTGCGCGGGTGAAATAATTAGCAAAAGAAATTTAATTTCTTGATAATAATATGAAACCTCACGTGTATATACATCCGTTCATGAATTAAATTCCGACTACTGTCATGCCACGTAATTTTGTAAATATCGTAGGaagagaagaagaaagaaatcCCCACGGGGCAATATTAGCAACAAGATTTGCAGGATGTTGTTTAGGTGGTCTGAAGGGGCAGATTGTCCCTGCACATTTGCATTATTTTTTTATTGTCATGACTCATCACCCCAATACAAAATTACTACCAATACATAATATAACACAATTACATACATAAAATAATGCGCCTCGATGACGATGATTTCAATAATTTTTACAACTTAttcttatatttatttttttaccCAAATTTTCTATTCTTTTCGAACCCTGTACGAAATGTATCAATATCGCACGCTATCGAGGAAAGACTTTTTATAACATACCATTCCAAACATCATCTCACATATACCTCACAATTCGTTCGTGTTGTATATTTTCGtgtcgtgtattttcgtgtttcgtgtacttGAAGGTCAAATACAAAACCAATATGTTTAGggttcgtgtactttcgtttcgtgtcATTTCGTGTCGTATTTTTCGTGTAAAATcgaatattaatattaattaaaataaattaataaataattaaaaatataaaatttttaggtaattttttataaaatatattaaatatatatatttagatcaca carries:
- the LOC141692184 gene encoding uncharacterized protein LOC141692184, which produces MASPSLLKLKPLQSSHVFSLKSPSSFATNTTTSSTKFKTLAHTFILSHISRVVRALTKAKIILIGVLKDIQLLYLTEFTTKKHKNRNKIFFGSFRMHYNWCSSPVLPVASPQQNESSVSHSYYDATWNSIISPGCHEMEESQLSGYLHWLEKKVNEDSKKTNDMNEIDKLADMFIANCHEKFKLEKQESYRMFQEMMARSV